In Actinomyces weissii, a genomic segment contains:
- the typA gene encoding translational GTPase TypA, with product MTVRQDLRNVAIVAHVDHGKTTLVDAMLWEAGAFGARATQENTTERVMDSGELEREKGITILAKNTAVHYAGPAAEAAGLTEGVTINVIDTPGHADFGGEVERGLSMVDGVVLLVDASEGPLPQTRFVLRKALAANLPVIIVVNKVDRPDSRISEVVSETTDLLLSLASDLADEQPDIDLDAVLDVPVVYASAKARRADTEQPADGALPTSTDLEPLFRTIIERIPGPSYEEGAPLQAHVTNLDASPFLGRLALLRIHNGTLRKGQAVGWARHDGSLVSARVSELLVTDGLERKPAQEAHAGDIVAIAGIEEITIGESLVDPEDPRPLPLITVDDPAISMTIGINTSPMAGRTKGAKVTARQIKDRLDRELVGNVSLRVLPTSRPDAWEVQGRGELALAILVEQMRREGFELTVGKPQVVTRTINGQRHEPVERMTVDVPEEYLGAVTQLMAARKGRMETMTNHGTGWVRMEFLVPARGLIGFRTQFLTETRGTGIASSIAEGYEPWAGSIIARTTGSLVSDRAGAVTAYALVRLQDRGTFFVSPTEETYEGQVVGENPRNEDMDVNVVREKQQTNMRSSTADSFESLVPPRRLTLEEALEFAAQDECVEVTPEAVRIRKVVLDSQERFKEAARRRRAES from the coding sequence ATGACCGTGCGCCAGGACCTGCGTAACGTCGCCATCGTCGCCCACGTGGACCACGGCAAGACCACCCTGGTCGACGCGATGCTCTGGGAGGCGGGGGCCTTCGGCGCCCGGGCCACCCAGGAGAACACCACCGAGCGCGTCATGGACTCCGGTGAGCTGGAGCGGGAGAAGGGCATCACCATCCTCGCCAAGAACACCGCCGTGCACTACGCCGGGCCGGCGGCGGAGGCGGCGGGCCTGACCGAGGGCGTGACCATCAACGTCATCGACACCCCCGGGCACGCCGACTTCGGTGGTGAGGTGGAGCGCGGCCTGTCCATGGTCGACGGCGTCGTCCTGCTGGTGGACGCCTCCGAGGGGCCGCTGCCCCAGACCCGCTTCGTGCTGCGCAAGGCCCTGGCCGCCAACCTGCCCGTCATCATCGTGGTAAACAAGGTGGACCGCCCCGACTCACGCATCAGCGAGGTCGTCTCCGAGACCACCGACCTGCTGCTCTCCCTGGCCTCCGACCTGGCCGACGAGCAGCCCGACATCGACCTGGACGCCGTGCTGGACGTGCCCGTCGTCTACGCCTCCGCCAAGGCCCGCCGCGCCGACACCGAGCAGCCTGCGGACGGCGCCCTGCCCACCAGCACCGACCTGGAGCCCCTGTTCCGTACCATCATCGAGCGGATCCCCGGCCCTAGCTACGAGGAGGGCGCGCCCCTGCAGGCCCACGTCACCAACCTGGACGCCTCCCCCTTCCTGGGGCGCCTGGCCCTGCTGCGCATCCACAACGGCACCCTGCGCAAGGGGCAGGCCGTGGGCTGGGCCCGTCACGACGGCAGCCTGGTCTCCGCCCGGGTCTCTGAGCTGCTGGTCACCGACGGCCTGGAGCGTAAGCCCGCGCAGGAGGCCCACGCCGGTGACATCGTGGCCATCGCGGGCATCGAGGAGATCACCATCGGCGAGTCCCTGGTGGACCCTGAGGACCCCCGTCCCCTGCCCCTGATCACCGTGGACGACCCCGCCATCTCCATGACCATCGGCATCAATACCTCGCCCATGGCGGGGCGGACCAAGGGCGCCAAGGTGACCGCCCGCCAGATCAAGGACCGGCTGGACCGCGAGCTGGTAGGCAACGTGTCCTTGCGGGTGCTTCCCACCAGCCGCCCGGACGCCTGGGAGGTGCAGGGGCGTGGGGAGCTGGCCCTGGCGATCCTGGTGGAGCAGATGCGCCGGGAGGGCTTCGAGCTGACCGTCGGCAAGCCCCAGGTGGTCACCAGGACCATCAACGGGCAGCGCCACGAGCCGGTGGAGCGCATGACGGTGGACGTGCCTGAGGAGTACCTGGGCGCCGTCACCCAGCTGATGGCCGCCCGCAAGGGGCGTATGGAGACCATGACCAACCACGGCACCGGCTGGGTGCGCATGGAGTTCCTGGTGCCCGCGCGAGGGCTGATCGGCTTCCGCACCCAGTTCCTCACCGAGACGCGCGGCACCGGCATCGCCTCCTCCATCGCCGAGGGCTACGAGCCCTGGGCGGGGTCGATCATCGCCCGCACCACCGGCTCCCTGGTCTCTGACCGGGCGGGCGCCGTCACCGCCTACGCCCTGGTGCGCCTGCAGGACCGCGGCACCTTCTTCGTCTCGCCCACCGAGGAGACCTACGAGGGCCAGGTGGTGGGGGAGAACCCGCGTAACGAGGACATGGACGTGAACGTGGTGCGGGAGAAGCAGCAGACCAATATGCGCTCCTCCACCGCGGACTCCTTCGAGTCCCTGGTGCCCCCGCGCCGTCTCACCCTGGAGGAGGCCCTGGAGTTCGCCGCGCAGGACGAGTGCGTGGAGGTCACCCCGGAGGCCGTCAGGATCCGTAAAGTTGTCCTTGACTCCCAGGAGCGTTTCAAGGAGGCGGCGCGTCGCCGTCGAGCGGAGTCCTAG
- a CDS encoding ABC transporter family substrate-binding protein: protein MMMNRRMFLGGSASVAALAVLAACAKNESATGGASGATGGANADAVNRKDRSELKEGGELKFAMTATIANWNASHVDGNGVDLRNIMDFVSPFFLDWADDGSFTPNPDFYTKFEAEEVGGKTVVTISLNEKAVWGNGRAMDSEDIRESIVHAKDEAYQWASTDGIDRIENVEIVDQRTAKVTFDSVFPDWSSKLSGVSPKELMSTAEAFNNSMAGNGAFNNDYFAGPFKVDSYDEAQQLVKLVPNEKWWGAKPLLDMVTFRVLDASAEATSFANNAIDVVDYIISADVYNQCIGRSDAEVRQNFGRQWRHFTINGSSGVLADKTVRQAVVRACDRASIAQSDLAGLPVEVDKLLLGNHFFMPSQKGYQDNGKDWSYDVEAAKKLLDDAGWVPGADGVREKDGTRLSFAFTLPAGTPTTENEATLLQSQLKEVGIEMTLNPVDTNLYFKDYIRPGNYAITAFTWQGTQYPMANIGQIYGTGSDSNFSRLSVPEVDEYIKKIGETADDDERRKLANECDKLVWENVFNFPMYERQQLTAVPKKLANFGAVGLASFRPENMGFVKE, encoded by the coding sequence ATGATGATGAACCGCCGCATGTTCCTAGGAGGCAGCGCCTCTGTAGCCGCCCTGGCGGTGCTGGCCGCCTGCGCCAAGAACGAGAGCGCCACTGGTGGGGCCTCTGGGGCCACCGGTGGGGCGAACGCCGACGCCGTCAACCGCAAGGACCGCTCGGAGCTCAAGGAGGGCGGCGAGCTCAAGTTCGCGATGACCGCCACCATCGCCAACTGGAACGCCTCCCACGTCGACGGGAACGGTGTTGACCTGCGCAACATCATGGACTTCGTCTCGCCGTTCTTCCTGGACTGGGCCGACGACGGCAGCTTCACCCCGAACCCGGACTTCTACACCAAGTTCGAGGCCGAGGAGGTCGGTGGCAAGACGGTGGTCACCATCAGCCTCAACGAGAAGGCCGTGTGGGGCAATGGCCGCGCCATGGACTCTGAGGACATCCGCGAGTCCATCGTCCACGCCAAGGACGAGGCCTACCAGTGGGCCTCCACCGACGGCATCGACCGGATCGAGAACGTAGAGATCGTTGACCAGCGCACCGCCAAGGTCACCTTCGACTCCGTCTTCCCGGACTGGAGCAGCAAGCTCTCCGGGGTCTCCCCCAAGGAGCTCATGTCCACCGCGGAGGCCTTCAACAACTCCATGGCGGGCAACGGCGCCTTCAACAACGACTACTTCGCGGGCCCCTTCAAGGTGGACAGCTACGACGAGGCCCAGCAGCTGGTCAAGCTGGTCCCCAACGAGAAGTGGTGGGGCGCCAAGCCGCTGCTGGACATGGTCACCTTCCGCGTGCTGGACGCCTCCGCTGAGGCCACCTCCTTCGCCAACAACGCCATTGACGTGGTGGACTACATCATCTCCGCGGACGTGTACAACCAGTGCATCGGCCGCTCGGACGCTGAGGTGCGTCAGAACTTCGGCCGCCAGTGGCGCCACTTCACCATAAACGGCTCCTCCGGTGTGCTGGCTGACAAGACCGTGCGCCAGGCCGTGGTGCGCGCCTGCGACCGGGCCTCCATCGCCCAGTCCGACCTGGCGGGCCTGCCCGTGGAGGTGGACAAGCTGCTGCTGGGCAACCACTTCTTCATGCCCAGCCAGAAGGGCTACCAGGACAACGGCAAGGACTGGTCCTACGACGTCGAGGCCGCCAAGAAGCTGCTGGACGACGCCGGCTGGGTGCCGGGGGCTGACGGCGTGCGCGAGAAGGACGGCACCCGCCTGTCCTTCGCCTTCACGCTGCCCGCTGGCACCCCCACCACCGAGAACGAGGCCACCCTCCTGCAGTCCCAGCTCAAGGAGGTGGGCATCGAGATGACCCTCAACCCGGTGGACACCAACCTATACTTCAAGGACTACATCCGCCCCGGCAACTACGCCATCACGGCCTTCACCTGGCAGGGCACCCAGTACCCGATGGCCAACATCGGCCAGATCTACGGCACGGGCTCCGACTCCAACTTCTCCAGGCTCTCCGTGCCGGAGGTCGACGAGTACATCAAGAAGATCGGTGAGACTGCTGACGACGACGAGCGCCGCAAGCTCGCCAACGAGTGCGACAAGCTCGTCTGGGAGAACGTGTTCAACTTCCCGATGTACGAGCGCCAGCAGCTGACCGCCGTGCCCAAGAAGCTGGCGAACTTCGGTGCGGTGGGCCTGGCCTCCTTCCGCCCGGAGAACATGGGCTTCGTCAAGGAGTGA